From Mastacembelus armatus chromosome 9, fMasArm1.2, whole genome shotgun sequence:
TATAAGAGACACGATTTCGGCGTCTCAAGTTATGGAGGTTGTTGAAAGTGAGGACGAAAGCTCACCAACACGGGGCCAAGACCCCAGAGTTTAACTTTTTTCTCGCTGAGTAAAACAATAAGCCCTTAACAAGGCGTTAAATGTTTTCCAAAGGTTGGAAAACGTCACAATAAAAAGATTTTAGCCAAAAAATATATCCGCTAAAACGAGCTTGCACTAATGGCGACGGGTCGCCAGACAAGAACCTGAGAGACCCGGATGTTGCCTATACTGCCTGCAAATCTTATTTCGCAGAGACCCAGCTAGgtattgtgggaaatgtagtgtGTGAGCTACCCTGCAATTTCACTTCGAGAGTACCATGGGtaaaaaaaacaggctgaatttcatatttttaagaGTCAGTGTCAATGCCACTAAAGTAGAGAAGCTAATGCTCACTGAATTTACGTAACAGTGCTATTTTtgactaaaaatataaatactcaGAGTTGTGGGGTCCAGACAAGATTAGACTTTAGCTAGTTAATTAACAGTTAGTGGTGCAATATACTGAGACTAGGTCAGCGTTGTACTCTGGTCTTGAAGACATTACATGACACTACACTGAGCCTCAATGTAGGTATCTGtccattttaataaaacatgtttaccaACTGTACACCATTACACTGTCTAATATTTTAATGGTCTACACAAGTGTGTGCAAAAGTTCATTTTGTGGACACCATGACAAATACATTAGATTCAAAAATAGCCCTccaatttcaaaacaaaatacagatgAGCATGATACatagtataaatataaaacacactcatcaaaatatataaactgCCTCTTCAGAATTAGGCCATAGTCATGTTTTGCAATATCAGCAGTGTTATTTACAGTGACACTTAAAACAACTAAGAGATAGTAATTTACTATTAACATTAGCTATGAGGATCAAATGCAGACAAGCAGTCCACCCTGCCAACCCAAACTATTTATGGGACAAACATGAAATAATGTGTCTGTTTAAGACAGAAAGTTTTCTTCAGTAAAAAAATGCACTGAGCAGCTGCGACAAACTATGTTTCCTCAATAGTATATGCTTCATATCTTCCTTTGTGTCAGTCCTGTAGCAAAAAAGTCAGAAACAAACAACTACATAGCTGCTGTTTCTTTCACTGCACGTTTTGAGGTtactcctcttcatcttcctcacttTCTGGTTCATCTTCAATTGTATCCTTATTTCCTCGAGTTAATGAGCAGCTCAGAATTGCTTTGTGAACCTGCCGTTTTTCTtctgcaaatgaaaacaaagagctgagATCAGTCAAATGACACCTTTCTTTGTCAAATTTGAATCCAGTTTCCAGGAAAGACTGTAATGCAAAGTTCAAATGGATCTTATGTTAACCTCCTGTGAGATTTATGTTCAGCATTGGTAAACATTTAAAGTTGATAGCATTTTATTATTGAAGAGATGAAAAACCAGATAAGCAAACAAATTATTTAATGAACAACCAACTATAATTGCAGAGTTCAGTATGAGtaattttagatttaaattAAATCCCATACCTTCGTTTTTACATTTGGGGAGCATTTGATGGAGCTGCCGGGTGTTGTATTGGACCAGAAACTTCTGGCATGTCCTAATAGTTcctgggaaaaaaatgaaatcattcctgttcaaataataaactgaaaacTATGTCTGAGaatttatgaaataaatgtggACATTTTTCTTACCTCCCACATGCAAACAGTTCAGAAAACATGGGATTTTCTGTCTGTGCGTTTCAACGCTGGTAATAAAAGGCAACGCAGACCAGAGGAGTTTGTAACACCTTTTCGGGAATCTCAGGAATACTATTCCAGTGTGGGCATTTAGATATTTTACTAAAAAACAGGCACGACAGACGACATGGAATTGCTGTTAATACATCAATGCAGGAGAGTAATATCAATCAGATTCATTATacataaaagatttttttttttaaaacagcacaaagtaaaacaaaccgGGACCATTATGATGAGGGAACATTTTGTATAGTTTTAGTGTATTTTCTGATatctatacttttattttgacccCATACCAGAGAATCTGATGCTGCAGAGCGCTGCTCCATAGTCTCCGTGTATGCGGGCCACCGCTGCCTTCACCGCCGACGCTATAGCTCGGTCATCCAGCAGCAACAGGCGGCTCCGGTCTGACACGATGACTTCGCACAGTAAATACCTGTCGACAAAAGAGGTACCGTCAGAAATGCCCTGTCGACACATAAATCATAAGCAAATGGTACGCAAAGAGCACGTTTTACCTAGACTTTAGTCGCACCATGACGGCTGCTGTCTTCTTCCGTGGGAACTTCCGTCAACAAAACTGTCTGCTTCCCAGAGGGGCCCACTTGCGCCACACGCTGGGCACTAGTAGCGGTGCTGTACTCGCTAAAATCAGTACGAATTCATCAACACACCCAGACTGTTCTCCCAGCCGTGGACCAAACCCTAGGAGGCTAACATCACCCCACAACATAGAAGGAGTCGCAGATAACAGCTTGTCGTTTGGGAGAAAACTAACAGGAAACGGGAAGGCCTGGGCGTTAAACTATTCTTGCCCCTCGGTAACTATGACAACCGCCATCGTTCTCAGCCAATCATAATCTCTGGTTTGCACGTCGCGTACACGTTTAACGCCATCTTGAAAATACACCCGCAGTCTGAAGCACAACAAGTATTTTCATCAGAGCCGCAGGGTCCGGTATGAACGGTCCTCGAAATACACCGGCGCAAACAGTCAGCAAGGGACACACAAACGCAGACACCAGCCCGGAGAAGGACACCAGGGAGCGAAAGACCGGGGGAGGAATGCTGAAGAAACTGAAGTCGAGACGCAGTCAGACGGATAAGTGGCCCGCGATCACGGAGGATGAACTCCGGGCTCTGGGAAAAGATATTACCCCGGACCACGTCCTGGGTCTCCGGGCTGTCACGGAAGGTAAGTTGTGATACTGAACGGAGTCTTTAATCTCGGTGAAATCCCCTGCTCCACGGGGCATCGTTTACTCAATGCTAACTGTGGCTAAGTACTCAGTTATTAAATAAGGTTAGCTAGGTCTACTAGGTGTGATAAATGTGACCAGTGTTAAAGTAGGCCACAGTCAGGCCACTAGTTGTTTTGAGTTGGCCCATCCATATTCTCATTGTTTACCAAACATAATATGTTCCCAGAGGCGTAGCTAAGAATTTGGGATCCCCAGAAGGAACATTGTCCTCAGGACTGAATGGTGTTAAAAAGAGCAGCAAAACTATATATGAAGTTATATATGTTTTTCATACACTTAATGACAGCTTAATATATGATGTTGATACAGgctttattttaatgttctcTTTAATAATAGCCGGTTAAGCTGATAATCATTATTAATCCATTTAGTAACCAAGGACAGGCCAAGATTAAACCTGGGTTAAAGTGCTCTCCCAAAGCTGGTGTCCATTACAGAGATAATTTGCCAGGTAGGAAGGTGCACCATGAGTTTCTGTAGTTCCAACAGCTCCAACATAGTGAAAAGCCTCGTCTTTACTGGAGCACTTAGcatctttttcactttctttaattttttttaaaatttttttagaATCTGAATCACAATCAACTTTATCAGCTCAGTATAGTTAggcacacaaggaatttgactcctGGACAGCAGCTCTCAATGTGCTTCATAATCAGAAGAACTAAAaacaggggagaaaaaaaactgttataaAAGAATAAAGCTAGAAATATACTGTTCAGcattattatacatttaaatttaagcCAATAAACTTATTGCCACACACTACATGGTTACAAAGCCAGCGTATTACAGTGGTTGCCTGTCTCCCAACATTAAGCAAGCAAAATAGATATTTTCATACAACTTTGTTTCTGAGCTGTTGAAATTGTCATCACCTTCCACTGTAATAGTGACTGTACTGCTTAAACCCTCTGAGTCTTAGTCCAGGGTCTGTCACCAGACACTGTGTCTACTACAGTTGCAGCCAAAGCTTAATGTCTCCCATTGTTCTTGGCCTTTTCCCGGACCAGGCGAACAATGGCGCTACTTCCCTTCAGTCTCACTACACTTAGCTGAAAAGCTGGGGGCCTGTGCTATAGCATTAGTCACAGATACTGCAAGGTGCAGGAACCAGAAAAAGGATAGTGAAACCCTAGCTGCTCATCAAGCACTATCTCAGTTCTCTGAGTACGGGCAAGCCGTTGTACTTCAAAGTATTTAGTGACTTGTCACAAAATTCATCATATTGAACTAGTAAGTCTAAAAAACACCAAAGATTAACTTTGTGGGAAACTGGACAGAAGAACTATTGTTACCTTGCTGTCAGATAATAAACTCATCTGTAAATGTTTCTCTTGACATGAACTCTCACTTCTAACGTCTTTATTTATTACTACAGACTATCTTTGCAAACCTGAAGACAATATCTACAACATTGATTTTACACGTTTCAAAATCAGAGATCTGGAAACAGGGACAGTGCTGTTTGAGATTGCCAAACCTCCTAACAGTGGTAAGTGATGTATTAACTTTTGATACTCCACCAGGCttaatatttgtaaattatCTGACATACTCAAATGAAATGCTAAAATTATGAGTTCCCTTATAGATCCAACTATTCATAAAGTTTTGCTCAGACATATTTAGTTCTTTCACAAGATATTTTTTCTTGTACAGCCAAAGTTCCATGAATTAGTTAAATGTTATTTCCCAGgttacacacactgtcacacctTGCTGTTAACCTTTTCTAAGATGGCCATTTTAAAGACGTATCAACACAGATAAAGTGGTGATGTGCCATCATAGCCTCTAGTTGTTGTACAGTCAACAAAGTACTGTTTCACCAAGCATGAGAACGTCGGTTTTCCTCAGGGGGATGCTGTATATTTGCTGTATCTGGTTTGCTTTCATCTCCAGCTATATTTATTTAAGGAAACACAAAGTCTCACGAATGGAAAGAACACTTCAGCagtcttgacatttttattgcttCCTTTTTCCTTGGAACACATACAGTTGCTTCAGAAAATATCAAGATCCTTTTTTGCACTTTGTGGTGTggattttaatttgacattacTCTTTCATACCACTCTATATCAGTGcactcagttttgtttttctgaatagCTTGTGGATGAATTATGTAAGTAattttttcaacttttaaaCAGATACTGTAATGTGTATCTTTCAGGAAATATGATAAATTATGCAGCTATATGTGCTTCCACTTGTAATGTTTCCCATTCTGTTCATATTGGATGGCAGACAGCTTAACGTGTTTCCTGTATTAGGTCCAATGGAGAGTGAAGAGGAAGGTGGAGATGTAGACATCAGTGCAGGACGTTTTGTCAGATACCAGTTTACACCAGCCTTCCTAAAACTGCGCACTGTTGGCGCAACGTACGTAAACCCTTTCACTGCATACCAGTCAGCTTTTTGTGCCGTTGGTCTCCTTATAGTCGTTTGTAAATTTTGTCACTCTTCTTTGTGTTTCACAAATACAGTGTGGAGTTCACAGTGGGCAACCGGCCCATTAACAGCTTTCGTATGATTGAGCGCCATTACTTCCAGGGACGGCTACTGAAAAACTTTGATTTTGACTTCGGATTTTGCATTCCTAACAGCCGCAATACATGTGAACACATTTATGAATTTCCCCAGCTTCCAGACGACCTCAGTGAGTTCTAGCCTATTTTAGTCAGCCATTCATGCTAATGGGTCAATATTATTCACaataattcacattttaaaatttgttcctttgtttatCTTCCCATTCTAGTTCAACAAATGGTGGCACATCCTTATGAGACCAGATCAGACAGTTTCTATTTTGTGGACAACAAACTCATCATGCACAACAAGGCAGACTATGCCTACAATGGTGGTCTGTAATACCTGAATGGAAAGATTTGTGCAATACCTCCAAGGGAATGGTTTGTTAGATTGCAACCGTCCAAATGGGTGGGGTGggagagaattttttttttttttttttttttttttgtctttatgaaCACTCCTGTGAATGTGACAACATTCTTGAAAATCAGTGGACCACATCTGCCTTCATATGAAATAGTCAGTCCATTCATCAGTACCTCATAGAGCTCAGTTTCTGGGACTCAGAGGAATGTTCtgttaaatatttctgtgttgaaTTTGACTGAAACCTTTTTGTTCCATCTCTTGCTTTGTCATACAAGGATCATGTTACTGCTTGAACACTTTGCCTTAAGTTTCTTGCCGTCTCTGCTGGAAAGGGACAGTCTAAGTCAGAGACCTCTCATGGCAAAGCCCATAGTTTGTGTTAGTTATAACTACATTTCCTTAACTATATAGATGTTATCAGTTGATCTTTATTTGAACTACCTTTGGCAAGTGACaattgtgtttcctgtgtggaAAAGCGAGCATTAACTAGCCGGTTTACAGTATTGTTAGTTGTAGATGATGATGTAGCACTAATTGACATTGTTTGAGAGTCTTTACATATCCAAGTACTATATCAGTTGTTCATGTCAGATATTTAAGCTTGTTTCCATTTTGTATTGTACATTGGTAGGTCTCCTTAGTAGGAAATTTTAAAGTTCAAAACAGCATGTGCTCTCTTACGATTTCAGGTGTCATATTCATCCTGCtaaaatcatttacatttacatcttGATACATATTGGTTTATATGGCCTTCACTCATGTGTCATCAAAGTTTCATCCCTTGAGGTCAGTCTTTTTAGTTAATTTGGCATAACAGCACTGTGAATCCCAGTCACCAACTGTTTGGTATACTTATTAACCTGGTTATTGAGTGTATCTTCTGCTGCTCTGCGCTCAGGTTCTCAGTCTACCAATGAATTACCATAGTAGTGCACAACATGACAGTACAGAGTGATGTAGcttgatatatttttaatgaggCAGTAGGGAAGATACAAACATTGACTGGTTTCTATTCATGGAAGCCCTGTTAAAAGGACCATACTTGTGGTTTGCATATTTTAAGCTATTTACTACAAATTGCATGTTTCCAGTCTGCTTTACAATCAAATGCAATTTTGCATCAGCCTTGCAAAAATCCCACTTGAGCTTCTGATGGACAATTGTTGATAATTTATCAGAGAGGTGTTGAAGCTCTGGCCATTTAGGAGGCTGCCATGCTGTTAAATTGTTTTGCATATAACCTGATGTATAAGTTGCTGTTTAGCTGATTCTGATGTTGAATGTCTGTAATTTACTGAACACGGTAACAGACACTGCTTGCAGTGTCATTTCCAGTCTAAATAAATTTATATCTTTTTGATTTTGCCATTGTGCATGCAATACTGGAAATCACTGGCTACCTAAAAGACAGGGAGTAATTCTAAAATGATCAGTACTGCTCTAACAGTAGTATATATGTAATTTGCAGTAAATCAGCCAAATTATGTAAAACCACTTgagtatgaaaaaaataatttttttgatGCTTAAATGATCTGGACCTCCTTTTACTGTGCATTGTAACATTGATTCCACGTGCCTTTTGTCTAGGtgctcattgtgtgtgtgtgtgtgtgtgt
This genomic window contains:
- the pop5 gene encoding ribonuclease P/MRP protein subunit POP5, which translates into the protein MVRLKSRYLLCEVIVSDRSRLLLLDDRAIASAVKAAVARIHGDYGAALCSIRFSVKYLNAHTGIVFLRFPKRCYKLLWSALPFITSVETHRQKIPCFLNCLHVGGTIRTCQKFLVQYNTRQLHQMLPKCKNEEEKRQVHKAILSCSLTRGNKDTIEDEPESEEDEEE
- the unc119b gene encoding protein unc-119 homolog B, which codes for MNGPRNTPAQTVSKGHTNADTSPEKDTRERKTGGGMLKKLKSRRSQTDKWPAITEDELRALGKDITPDHVLGLRAVTEDYLCKPEDNIYNIDFTRFKIRDLETGTVLFEIAKPPNSGPMESEEEGGDVDISAGRFVRYQFTPAFLKLRTVGATVEFTVGNRPINSFRMIERHYFQGRLLKNFDFDFGFCIPNSRNTCEHIYEFPQLPDDLIQQMVAHPYETRSDSFYFVDNKLIMHNKADYAYNGGL